Proteins co-encoded in one Pseudoliparis swirei isolate HS2019 ecotype Mariana Trench chromosome 7, NWPU_hadal_v1, whole genome shotgun sequence genomic window:
- the LOC130197268 gene encoding LOW QUALITY PROTEIN: dematin-like (The sequence of the model RefSeq protein was modified relative to this genomic sequence to represent the inferred CDS: deleted 2 bases in 2 codons) has protein sequence MMPKQLARTSPGSVLSLRGSSIPGSPAAAIVARVEDSVIGYKDLAALPRDKAILDIERPDLMIYTCCPLERSLSPRSLTPLPSPEKENLSPGGSSPGSSTQTSRTHNTHTPHIPNTPTTTHTPNTPNTPNTPHTPQPHSSWSKSSKHHFHRPENGSNIYQKPPIYKQDVCVLPQGTHMEDLIIESSKFPAAQPPDPNLPSKIETEYWPCPPSLAVIEKECRKKDQREEDEEDDDEELNDELWGLRKKQELNKIQSNLGKILLKDDLDKSASPLRRKTRSLPDHSQHSGCDASRSVYFPASSRRGLSRVSPAEHCRPITAQVTEDGDQHVSVCFQLQSAEFSSSEATRPGLQNGESRMDRGNSLPSMLEQKICPYDVLVVTHRGRSKLPPNVDRTRLEHHLSQEEFLSVFGMSLEEFDSLSLWKRNDLKKKVCLF, from the exons ATGATGCCCAAG caGCTGGCTCGGACGTCTCCAGGCAGCGTGTTGTCCCTGAGAGGGTCCAGCATCCCAGGATCCCCTGCTGCCGCCATcgtg GCCCGGGTGGAGGACTCGGTCATTGGCTACAAGGACCTGGCGGCGCTGCCGAGGGACAAAGCCATCCTGGACATCGAGAGGCCGGACCTCATGATCTACACCTGCTGCCCCCTGGAG aggtccttgtctcctcgctCGTtgactcctcttccctcccccgAG AAGGAGAACCTTTCTCCTGGAGGTTCCTCCCCTGGTTCCAGCACCCAGACCAGCAGaacccacaacacacacacaccacacataccCAACACACctaccactacacacacacctaacacacCAAACACACCAAACACTCCACACACTCCACAACCACACTCCTCTTGGTCCAAGAGTTCCAAGCATCACTTCCACAGGCCCG AAAATGGCTCTAACATCTATCAGAAGCCTCCCATCTACAAACAAG atgtgtgtgtgctccctcAGGGGACTCACATGGAGGATCTGATCATCGAGTCCTCAAAGTTCCCGGCAGCTCAGCCTCCAGACCCGAACCTGCCCTCCAAGATAGAGACCGAGTACTGGCCCTGCCCCCCCTCCCTGGCCGTGATTG AGAAGGAATGCAGGAAGAAGgaccagagagaagaagatgaggaagatgatgatgaagagctgAATGATGAACTTTGGGGACTGAGAAAGAAACAAGAACTCAACAAG ATTCAGTCTAATCTGGGTAAAATCCTCCTGAAGGATGATCTGGATAAATCTGCGTCTCCTCTGAGGAGGAAGACTCGCTCCCTACCGGACCACAGCCAGCACTCTG GGTGCGACGCCTCCAGGTCTGTGTATTTCCCAGCATCCTCTAGGAggggcctgtccagggtgagtCCCGCGGAACACTGTCGTCCAATCACAGCTCAG GTCACTGAAGACGGTGACCAACacgtttctgtttgtttt cagCTTCAGTCGGCAGAGTTCAGCTCCTCAGAGGCCACACGTCCAG GTCTTCAG AATGGAGAGTCCAGGATGGACCGAGGGAACTCTCTTCCTAGCATGTTGGAACAAAAG ATCTGCCCCTATGATGTACTGGTGGTGACCCACAGAGGGCGGAGCAAGCTGCCCCCCAACGTGGACCGAACCCGACTTGAG cacCACCTCTCTCAGGAGGAGTTCCTCAGTGTTTTCGGGATGTCCCTGGAGGAGTTcgacagcctctctctctggaaGAGGAACGACCTGAAGAAGAAAGTCTGTCTCTTCTGA